One segment of Phaeacidiphilus oryzae TH49 DNA contains the following:
- a CDS encoding ABC transporter substrate-binding protein, with the protein MTGAAIGLGLALSACGSSGKSLESSSGSSAGAGSGASGSSGSAGTLTIGSAGFTESDLLAQMYAQLLAKAGYSTHITQVANRELYEPALEKGQISVVPEYAATMAEFLNDKVNGANAKPVASPDLNTTMAALNRLAGPLGLKALPAGKAVDQNAFAVSKTFAAQHHLTTLSDLGKSGAAVKVAAGDECKTRPFCIPGLEKTYGIKVSGLDPKGVDTPQSKQAVKNGQDQLVLVTTTDATLGQFGLVALQDDKHLQNADYVLPMVNARTAGGAKVAAALNPLSSVLTTADLAALDQQVDGQRQQPQAVAQAYLKSKGLL; encoded by the coding sequence ATGACCGGCGCCGCGATAGGCCTGGGGCTGGCCCTCAGCGCCTGCGGCAGCAGCGGCAAGTCTCTGGAGTCCTCGTCCGGCTCCTCGGCCGGGGCGGGCTCGGGCGCGTCCGGCTCCTCCGGCTCCGCCGGCACCCTGACCATCGGCTCCGCGGGCTTCACCGAGAGCGACCTCCTCGCCCAGATGTACGCGCAGCTGCTGGCCAAGGCCGGGTACAGCACCCACATCACCCAGGTCGCCAACCGCGAGCTGTACGAGCCGGCGCTGGAGAAGGGGCAGATCTCGGTGGTGCCCGAATACGCCGCCACCATGGCCGAGTTCCTCAACGACAAGGTCAACGGGGCCAACGCCAAGCCGGTCGCCTCGCCCGACCTGAACACCACCATGGCCGCCCTGAACCGGCTGGCCGGCCCGCTCGGCCTCAAGGCGCTGCCGGCGGGCAAGGCGGTGGACCAGAACGCCTTCGCGGTCAGCAAGACCTTCGCCGCCCAGCACCATCTGACCACCCTCTCCGACCTGGGGAAGTCCGGGGCGGCGGTGAAGGTCGCGGCCGGCGACGAGTGCAAGACCCGGCCGTTCTGCATCCCCGGCCTGGAGAAGACCTACGGGATCAAGGTCTCCGGCCTCGACCCCAAGGGCGTGGACACCCCGCAGAGCAAGCAGGCCGTCAAGAACGGCCAGGACCAGCTGGTCCTGGTCACCACCACGGACGCCACCCTCGGCCAGTTCGGCCTGGTCGCCCTCCAGGACGACAAGCACCTGCAGAACGCGGACTACGTGCTGCCGATGGTCAACGCCCGTACGGCGGGCGGCGCCAAGGTGGCCGCCGCGCTGAACCCGCTGTCCTCCGTCCTCACCACCGCGGACCTGGCGGCGCTCGACCAGCAGGTCGACGGGCAGCGCCAGCAGCCGCAGGCGGTGGCCCAGGCGTACCTCAAGTCGAAGGGCCTGCTCTGA
- a CDS encoding NADH-quinone oxidoreductase subunit D has product MRETTVGIGAGANELQTELGTSDMVLNIGPQHPSTHGVLRLRLRLDGELITAAEPVIGYMHRGAEKLFEARDYRQIIMLANRHDWLSAFANELGVVLSVERMLGMEVPERATWIRTLLAELNRVLNHLMFLGSYPLELGGMTPIFHAFAEREQLQHVMEEASGGRMHYMFNRVGGLKEDLPNGWLGRVRSAVAAVRGRMDVFDRLVLGNEIFRGRTRGVGVLAADLVRAYGVSGPIARASGVDFDLRRDEPYLAYGDPALASALRVPVRQEGDCLARFECLLEQTHNSLDLADACLDRLDELPQGPVNQRLPKVLKAPEGQTYSWTENPLGINGYYLVSRGEKTPWRLKLRSASYNNVQALSEVLPGTLVADMVAILGSMFFVVGDIDK; this is encoded by the coding sequence ATGAGGGAGACGACCGTCGGCATCGGCGCGGGGGCGAACGAGCTGCAGACCGAGCTGGGCACCAGCGACATGGTGCTCAACATCGGCCCGCAGCACCCGTCCACCCACGGGGTGCTGCGGCTCCGGCTGCGCCTGGACGGCGAGCTGATCACGGCGGCCGAGCCGGTGATCGGCTATATGCACCGGGGCGCCGAGAAGCTCTTCGAGGCCCGGGACTACCGGCAGATCATCATGCTGGCCAACCGGCACGACTGGCTCTCCGCCTTCGCCAACGAGCTCGGCGTGGTCCTCTCCGTGGAGCGGATGCTCGGGATGGAGGTCCCGGAGCGGGCCACCTGGATCCGCACCCTCCTCGCCGAGCTCAACCGGGTGCTCAACCACCTGATGTTCCTCGGCTCGTACCCGCTCGAACTGGGCGGGATGACCCCGATCTTCCACGCCTTCGCCGAACGCGAGCAGCTCCAGCACGTGATGGAGGAGGCCTCCGGCGGCCGGATGCACTACATGTTCAACCGGGTCGGCGGGCTGAAGGAGGACCTCCCCAACGGCTGGCTCGGGCGGGTCCGCTCGGCCGTGGCGGCGGTGCGCGGGCGGATGGACGTCTTCGACCGGCTGGTGCTGGGCAACGAGATCTTCCGCGGGCGGACCAGGGGCGTCGGCGTCCTCGCGGCCGACCTCGTCCGGGCGTACGGGGTGAGCGGCCCGATCGCCCGCGCCTCCGGCGTCGACTTCGACCTCCGCCGGGACGAGCCGTACCTGGCGTACGGGGACCCGGCGCTGGCCTCGGCGCTGCGGGTGCCGGTCCGTCAGGAGGGCGACTGCCTGGCCCGGTTCGAGTGCCTGCTGGAGCAGACCCACAACTCGCTGGACCTGGCCGACGCCTGCCTGGACCGGCTGGACGAGCTGCCGCAGGGGCCGGTCAACCAGCGGCTGCCGAAGGTGCTGAAGGCGCCCGAGGGGCAGACCTACTCCTGGACCGAGAACCCGCTCGGGATCAACGGCTACTACCTGGTCTCGCGGGGCGAGAAGACGCCGTGGCGGCTGAAGCTGCGCTCGGCCTCGTACAACAACGTCCAGGCGCTGAGCGAGGTGCTGCCCGGGACGCTGGTGGCGGACATGGTGGCGATCCTGGGGTCGATGTTCTTCGTGGTCGGGGACATCGACAAGTAG
- a CDS encoding SAM-dependent methyltransferase: protein MGGGRWLGWAEAAERALYGPGGFFRSAEGPAAHFRTSVHASPRFADAVAGLARLIGAGTVVDVGAGRGELLTALAGRLPDSVRLVGVELADRPAGLDPRIGWAEAVPEFPAEAPGLLFANEWLDNVPVEIAEVDGEGTARYVLVDPESGAERLGDPVSGTDAEWLRRWWPLAAADGAEGVEPGFRAEIGCPRDRAWASAVARLPRGLAVAVDYAHAAGARPPFGTLTGYREGREVRPVPDGTSDLTCHVALDSCLAAAEERAKESGISVHSLWTTQRAALRALGVHAERPPLAMAATDPAGYLTALAAAGEAGELVDQAGLGGFGWAIQSVDMAIPARLAGLPEWQTLCP from the coding sequence GTGGGCGGCGGCCGTTGGCTGGGGTGGGCGGAGGCGGCGGAGCGGGCGCTGTACGGGCCGGGCGGCTTCTTCCGCTCGGCCGAGGGGCCGGCCGCGCACTTCCGCACCTCGGTGCACGCCTCCCCCCGGTTCGCGGACGCGGTGGCCGGGCTGGCCAGGCTGATCGGCGCCGGGACGGTGGTGGACGTCGGCGCCGGGCGGGGGGAGCTGCTGACCGCGCTGGCCGGGCGGCTGCCGGACTCGGTGCGGCTGGTCGGCGTCGAACTGGCGGACCGGCCGGCCGGACTGGACCCGCGGATCGGCTGGGCGGAGGCGGTACCGGAGTTCCCCGCGGAGGCGCCCGGGCTGCTCTTCGCCAACGAGTGGCTGGACAACGTGCCGGTGGAGATCGCCGAGGTGGACGGCGAGGGGACGGCCCGCTATGTGCTGGTCGATCCGGAGAGCGGGGCGGAGCGGCTGGGCGATCCGGTGTCCGGGACCGACGCCGAGTGGCTCCGCCGCTGGTGGCCGCTGGCGGCGGCGGACGGCGCCGAGGGGGTCGAGCCGGGCTTTCGGGCGGAGATCGGCTGCCCCCGGGACCGGGCCTGGGCCTCGGCGGTGGCGCGGCTGCCGCGCGGTCTCGCGGTCGCCGTGGACTACGCCCACGCGGCCGGCGCGCGCCCGCCCTTCGGGACGCTGACCGGGTATCGGGAGGGCCGGGAGGTGCGCCCGGTACCTGACGGTACGTCCGATCTGACCTGCCATGTGGCGCTGGACTCCTGTCTGGCGGCGGCCGAGGAGCGGGCGAAGGAGTCCGGGATCTCCGTCCACAGCCTGTGGACGACGCAGCGCGCCGCCCTCCGCGCGCTCGGCGTCCACGCCGAGCGCCCCCCGCTGGCGATGGCCGCCACCGACCCCGCCGGCTACCTCACCGCGCTGGCCGCCGCGGGCGAGGCGGGCGAGCTGGTCGACCAGGCCGGCCTCGGCGGCTTCGGCTGGGCCATCCAGAGTGTGGACATGGCGATACCGGCGCGGCTGGCCGGCCTTCCGGAATGGCAGACTCTGTGCCCATGA
- a CDS encoding sensor histidine kinase — translation MQTLYGWFRRHPTLVDSGWGLLLLVLAALAGRGVRPGGYHLWSVYLAFCLALAVLLSLRRRWPNAVTAAAAALGLFQLAAGFHPTSADVALLAIAYTAANVGRPWASRLALFAGLLAGPLTALRFEIGIPPQPMLERALFGLFFSTPLAACWVLGRLTRTRRAYYAQLEDRAARLERERDAQSKIAVAAERARIARELHDVVAHNVSVMIVQADGAAYVLDSSPEQARNALETIASTGRQALAEMRRLLGILRSSDAGDAYVPQPGVEQLPELIEQARTSGLPVVLSVQGEPRALPRGVELTAYRIVQEALTNVRKHGGPGASATVRLAFGTDGLDLAVEDDGRGSTAELAREGGRDGLGHGLIGMRERVGMVGGSIRAEPLPGGGFGILARLPLQPDGSHPSPSRGAAS, via the coding sequence GTGCAAACCCTCTACGGCTGGTTCCGCAGGCACCCCACCCTGGTCGACTCCGGGTGGGGCCTGCTCCTGCTGGTCCTGGCCGCCCTGGCGGGGCGGGGCGTCCGGCCAGGTGGGTACCACCTCTGGTCCGTCTACCTCGCCTTCTGCCTCGCCCTCGCCGTCCTCCTCAGCCTCCGCAGGCGGTGGCCGAACGCGGTGACCGCGGCCGCCGCCGCGCTCGGCCTCTTCCAGCTGGCCGCCGGCTTCCATCCGACCTCCGCCGACGTCGCCCTGCTGGCCATCGCCTACACGGCGGCCAACGTCGGACGTCCCTGGGCCTCCCGGCTGGCGCTCTTCGCGGGACTGCTGGCCGGGCCGCTCACGGCGCTGCGGTTCGAGATCGGCATCCCGCCGCAGCCGATGCTGGAACGCGCCCTCTTCGGGCTCTTCTTCTCCACCCCACTCGCGGCCTGCTGGGTGCTGGGCCGGCTGACCCGCACCCGGCGCGCCTACTACGCCCAACTCGAGGACCGCGCGGCCCGGTTGGAGCGCGAGCGGGACGCCCAGTCCAAGATCGCGGTGGCCGCGGAGCGGGCCCGGATCGCCCGCGAGCTCCACGACGTGGTCGCGCACAACGTCTCGGTGATGATCGTCCAGGCGGACGGCGCCGCGTACGTCCTGGACTCCTCGCCGGAGCAGGCCCGCAACGCGCTGGAGACCATCGCCTCCACCGGCCGCCAGGCGCTCGCCGAGATGCGGAGGCTCCTCGGCATCCTGCGGTCCTCCGACGCGGGCGACGCGTATGTGCCGCAGCCCGGCGTCGAGCAGCTGCCCGAACTCATCGAGCAGGCCCGCACCTCCGGGCTGCCGGTGGTGCTGAGCGTCCAGGGGGAGCCGCGGGCGCTGCCGCGCGGGGTCGAGCTGACCGCGTACCGGATCGTCCAGGAGGCGCTGACCAACGTCCGCAAGCACGGCGGGCCCGGTGCCTCCGCCACCGTCCGGCTGGCCTTCGGCACCGACGGGCTCGACCTCGCGGTCGAGGACGACGGCCGCGGCAGCACCGCGGAGCTCGCCCGCGAGGGCGGCCGGGACGGCCTGGGCCACGGCCTGATCGGGATGCGCGAGCGGGTCGGCATGGTCGGCGGCAGCATCCGCGCGGAGCCGCTGCCCGGCGGCGGTTTCGGTATCCTCGCCCGGCTGCCGCTGCAACCGGACGGCAGCCACCCCAGCCCCTCCCGCGGAGCCGCCTCGTGA
- a CDS encoding response regulator transcription factor: MLADDQELLRTGFRMVLEAQPDIDIVAEAGDGVQAIEEAARTPVDVILMDVRMPRLDGVEATRRICAGPDAPKVLILTTFDLDEYAFAALKAGAAGFLLKDVPPLELVAAIRAVHSGDAVVAPTTTRRMLDSFARVLPSAAGPAEPPELARLTDREREVLLLVAQGLSNSEIAARLTLSEATVKTHVGRILTKLNLRDRVQAVVLAYETGLVRAGG; this comes from the coding sequence ATGCTCGCCGACGACCAGGAGCTGCTGCGGACCGGCTTCCGCATGGTGCTGGAGGCGCAGCCGGACATCGACATCGTCGCCGAGGCGGGGGACGGCGTCCAGGCGATCGAGGAGGCCGCGCGCACCCCGGTCGACGTGATCCTGATGGACGTCCGGATGCCGCGGCTGGACGGCGTCGAGGCGACCCGGCGGATCTGCGCCGGGCCGGACGCGCCGAAGGTGCTCATCCTCACCACCTTCGACCTCGACGAGTACGCCTTCGCCGCGCTGAAGGCGGGGGCGGCGGGGTTCCTCCTCAAGGATGTGCCGCCGCTGGAGCTGGTGGCCGCGATCCGGGCCGTCCACTCCGGTGACGCGGTGGTCGCGCCGACCACCACCCGGCGGATGCTGGACAGCTTCGCGCGGGTGCTGCCGAGCGCGGCGGGCCCGGCGGAGCCGCCGGAGCTGGCCCGCCTCACCGACCGCGAGCGGGAGGTGCTGCTGCTGGTCGCCCAGGGCCTCTCCAACTCCGAGATCGCGGCCCGCCTCACCCTCTCCGAGGCCACCGTGAAGACCCATGTGGGCCGCATCCTCACCAAGCTGAACCTCCGCGACCGCGTCCAGGCGGTGGTACTCGCCTACGAGACCGGCCTGGTCCGCGCGGGCGGCTAG
- a CDS encoding threonine aldolase family protein, which translates to MDDQDLQERLATAWRGCDRIFSGVRPRTLRDRIAELAGPEVEAAYDLGEPTDMYGNGVVAALEKRVAGLLGTEAAAFFPTGTMAQQVALRCWSERTGNPIVAMHPLAHPEVHERLAYSWLSGLRSVRTNAEPRQPTADEIRGIAEPFGTLMLELPLRDAGFLLPEWDELVEVVGAARERDAVVHFDGARLWESVDRLGHELPEIAALADSVYVSFYKTLGGISGAALAGSEELIGQAKTWRHRYGGQLFEQWPAALAALAGIERELPRLGSYVARARVAAEVFGEVLAAEGLPFGGVWPSVPHTHQFRLWLPFAAERLQAAALRLVEKTGVGFVRGWRDGGLPGVSAFAEVTLAAPGAEWSREEIAETFQSFLAQAREG; encoded by the coding sequence ATGGACGACCAGGACCTGCAGGAGCGGCTGGCCACGGCGTGGCGCGGCTGCGACCGGATCTTCTCCGGGGTGAGGCCGCGCACGCTGCGCGACCGGATCGCCGAACTCGCCGGACCGGAGGTCGAGGCCGCGTACGACCTCGGCGAGCCGACCGACATGTACGGGAACGGCGTGGTGGCCGCCCTGGAGAAGCGGGTCGCGGGGCTGCTGGGGACGGAGGCCGCGGCGTTCTTCCCCACCGGGACGATGGCCCAGCAGGTCGCCCTGCGGTGCTGGTCCGAGCGGACCGGCAACCCGATCGTGGCGATGCACCCGCTGGCCCACCCGGAGGTCCACGAGCGGCTCGCCTACAGCTGGCTGAGCGGGCTGCGGAGCGTCCGCACCAACGCCGAGCCCCGGCAGCCGACGGCGGACGAGATCCGGGGGATCGCCGAGCCGTTCGGCACCCTGATGCTGGAGCTGCCGCTGCGGGACGCCGGGTTCCTGCTGCCGGAGTGGGACGAGCTCGTCGAGGTGGTGGGCGCCGCGCGGGAGCGGGACGCGGTGGTGCACTTCGACGGGGCGCGGCTGTGGGAGTCGGTGGACCGGCTGGGCCACGAGCTGCCGGAGATCGCGGCGCTGGCGGACTCCGTGTACGTCTCCTTCTACAAGACCCTCGGCGGGATCAGCGGTGCGGCGCTGGCCGGGTCCGAGGAGCTGATCGGGCAGGCGAAGACCTGGCGGCACCGGTACGGCGGCCAGCTCTTCGAGCAGTGGCCGGCCGCGCTGGCGGCGCTGGCGGGCATCGAGCGGGAGCTGCCCCGGCTGGGGTCCTATGTCGCGCGGGCGCGGGTCGCGGCGGAGGTGTTCGGCGAGGTGCTGGCCGCCGAGGGGCTGCCCTTCGGCGGCGTGTGGCCCTCGGTTCCGCACACCCACCAGTTCCGGCTGTGGCTGCCGTTCGCGGCGGAGCGGCTGCAGGCGGCGGCGCTGCGGCTGGTCGAGAAGACCGGGGTCGGGTTCGTCCGGGGGTGGCGGGACGGCGGCCTGCCGGGCGTCTCCGCCTTCGCGGAGGTCACGCTGGCCGCGCCGGGCGCGGAGTGGTCCCGCGAGGAGATCGCGGAGACCTTCCAGAGCTTCCTGGCGCAGGCGCGGGAGGGCTAG
- a CDS encoding Rossmann-like and DUF2520 domain-containing protein: protein MPGDPWDAGSPEDRPARMAVGVIGTGRVGPALGAALQQAGHQVVAASGVSEGSRRRAAELLPGVRLVTPPQVMAAADLVLLTVPDDVLPELAAGLAATGAVRPGQLVAHTSGAHGIAVLAPVAEAGALPLALHPAMTFTGTTVDVDRLVSCPFGVTTVPEYRPIAEALVVEMGGDPEWIPESARPLYHAALAHGSNHLTTLVAQAEDLLREAGVAEPGRMLGPLLGAALDNALRSGDRALTGPVSRGDAGTVRAHLAELARTSPQALDSYRAMARATTARALSNGILKEDAAARLLDALGDEGDAS from the coding sequence ATGCCCGGCGACCCCTGGGACGCGGGCAGCCCGGAGGACCGCCCGGCCAGGATGGCCGTCGGCGTGATCGGCACCGGCCGGGTCGGCCCGGCGCTCGGCGCCGCCCTCCAGCAGGCCGGCCACCAGGTGGTGGCCGCCTCCGGGGTGTCCGAGGGCTCCCGCCGCCGGGCCGCGGAGCTGCTGCCCGGGGTGCGCCTGGTGACGCCGCCTCAGGTGATGGCCGCGGCCGACCTGGTGCTCCTCACGGTCCCCGACGACGTCCTCCCCGAGCTGGCCGCGGGGCTGGCCGCCACCGGCGCGGTCCGCCCCGGCCAGCTGGTGGCGCACACCTCGGGCGCGCACGGCATCGCGGTGCTCGCCCCGGTCGCCGAGGCCGGCGCGCTGCCGCTGGCCCTCCACCCGGCGATGACCTTCACCGGCACCACGGTGGACGTGGACCGCCTGGTCAGCTGCCCCTTCGGGGTGACCACGGTGCCGGAGTACCGGCCCATCGCGGAGGCCCTGGTGGTCGAGATGGGCGGCGACCCGGAGTGGATCCCGGAGTCCGCCCGCCCGCTCTACCACGCCGCTCTCGCGCACGGCTCCAACCACCTGACCACCCTGGTGGCCCAGGCCGAGGACCTGCTGCGGGAGGCCGGCGTGGCCGAGCCCGGCCGGATGCTCGGCCCGCTGCTCGGGGCCGCCCTGGACAACGCCCTGCGCTCCGGCGACCGCGCCCTGACCGGCCCGGTCTCCCGCGGCGACGCGGGGACCGTCCGCGCCCACCTCGCGGAGCTCGCCCGGACCTCCCCGCAGGCGCTGGACAGCTACCGGGCGATGGCCAGGGCCACCACGGCCCGGGCGCTGTCCAACGGCATCCTCAAGGAGGACGCGGCGGCCCGGCTGCTGGACGCCCTCGGCGACGAAGGAGACGCATCGTGA
- the panC gene encoding pantoate--beta-alanine ligase — translation MVSGKAELAAWSAVHDIVGRRAVVMTMGALHDGHAALIRSARDWAGPDGTVLVTVFVNPLQFGAGEDLDRYPRTLDADLLVCAREGADVVFAPSAEEVYPGGQPQVRLSAGPMGEHYEGASRPGHFDGMLTVVAKLLHLTAPDAAFFGEKDAQQLALVRRMVRDLNFPVEIVGVPTVREADGMALSSRNVYLSEAERVSARELSRALFAGREAALAAGPLAAVRAARAVLDAAARAEPPVVLDYVDLVDPAGFTPVTSDAYTGEAVLAVAATVGATRLIDNVRLRFDPAPGARPAIAADGAPAYRVRSERGPVG, via the coding sequence CTGGTCTCCGGCAAGGCCGAGCTCGCCGCCTGGAGCGCCGTCCACGACATCGTCGGCCGCCGGGCGGTGGTGATGACCATGGGCGCCCTCCACGACGGCCACGCCGCCCTGATCCGCTCGGCCCGCGACTGGGCCGGCCCGGACGGCACCGTGCTGGTCACCGTCTTCGTCAACCCGCTGCAGTTCGGCGCAGGCGAGGACCTGGACCGCTACCCCCGCACCCTCGACGCCGACCTGCTGGTCTGCGCCCGGGAGGGCGCCGACGTGGTCTTCGCCCCCTCCGCCGAGGAGGTCTACCCCGGCGGGCAGCCGCAGGTCCGGCTCTCCGCCGGCCCGATGGGCGAGCACTACGAGGGCGCCAGCCGGCCCGGCCACTTCGACGGGATGCTCACCGTCGTCGCCAAGCTGCTCCACCTGACCGCCCCGGACGCGGCCTTCTTCGGCGAGAAGGACGCCCAGCAGCTGGCCCTGGTCCGGCGGATGGTGCGGGACCTGAACTTCCCGGTGGAGATCGTCGGCGTGCCGACCGTGCGGGAGGCCGACGGGATGGCCCTGTCCTCGCGCAACGTCTACCTCTCCGAGGCCGAGCGGGTCTCCGCCCGCGAGCTCTCCCGGGCGCTGTTCGCCGGCCGCGAGGCCGCCCTGGCCGCCGGCCCGCTCGCCGCCGTCCGCGCCGCCCGCGCGGTGCTCGACGCCGCCGCCCGGGCCGAGCCGCCCGTCGTCCTGGACTACGTCGACCTGGTCGACCCGGCCGGGTTCACCCCGGTGACCTCGGACGCCTACACCGGCGAGGCGGTGCTCGCGGTCGCCGCCACGGTGGGCGCCACCCGGCTGATCGACAACGTCCGGTTGCGCTTCGACCCGGCCCCGGGGGCGCGGCCCGCCATCGCCGCCGACGGCGCCCCGGCGTACCGTGTCCGCAGCGAACGGGGGCCGGTCGGGTGA
- a CDS encoding L-aspartate oxidase encodes MDAQIQMEGRRQDAGQPHRLAAPPPGWTARTDVVVVGSGVAGLTAALRVRAAGLRVLLVTKALLDDGSTRWAQGGVAAALGEGDTPEQHLQDTLVAGAGVCVEDAVRVLVTEGPGAVRRLIATGAVFDTDASGGIDLTREGGHHRRRIAHAADATGAEISRALVAAVHRDPDVELIEHALVLDLLTDARGRAAGVTLHVMGEGLRDGVGAVHARAVVLATGGMGQLYSSTTNPAVSTGDGVALALRAGAEVTDLEFVQFHPTVLWLGPDAEGQQPLVSEAVRGEGAKLVDADGVRFMVGRHELAELAPRDIVAKGIMRRMRETGAEHMYLDGTGFDRELWERHFPTILASCRSHGIDPMTEPIPVAPAAHYASGGVRTDLHGRTSVDGLYACGEAACTGVHGANRLASNSLLEGLVYAERIAEDLAERHRSGRLPHREPVGDPAAARTVPLLAPETRAEVQRLMTRGVGVLREAGGMAEAADRLAELPPADLAKGEPPQTETWEATNLHLVATALTAAARLREETRGCHWREDFPDRDDRRWRRHLVTRLTPDGLSTA; translated from the coding sequence ATGGACGCCCAGATCCAGATGGAAGGCCGCCGGCAGGACGCCGGGCAGCCGCACCGCCTCGCCGCGCCGCCGCCCGGCTGGACGGCCCGTACCGACGTGGTGGTGGTCGGCTCCGGCGTCGCCGGACTGACCGCCGCCCTCCGGGTGCGGGCCGCGGGCCTGCGGGTCCTGCTGGTCACCAAGGCGCTGCTGGACGACGGCTCGACCCGCTGGGCGCAGGGCGGGGTGGCCGCCGCGCTGGGCGAGGGCGACACCCCTGAGCAGCACCTCCAGGACACCCTGGTCGCCGGCGCCGGAGTCTGCGTCGAGGACGCCGTTCGGGTGCTGGTCACCGAGGGCCCGGGCGCGGTCCGCCGGCTGATCGCCACCGGCGCGGTCTTCGACACCGACGCCTCCGGCGGGATCGACCTGACCCGGGAGGGCGGCCACCACCGCCGCCGGATCGCGCACGCCGCGGACGCCACCGGCGCCGAGATATCCCGCGCCCTGGTCGCCGCGGTCCACCGGGACCCGGACGTCGAGCTGATCGAGCACGCCCTGGTGCTGGACCTGCTGACGGACGCCCGGGGCCGGGCCGCCGGGGTGACCCTCCACGTCATGGGGGAGGGCCTGCGGGACGGCGTGGGCGCCGTCCACGCCCGCGCGGTGGTGCTGGCCACCGGCGGAATGGGCCAGCTGTACTCCTCCACCACCAACCCGGCGGTCTCCACCGGCGACGGCGTGGCGCTGGCCCTGCGGGCCGGCGCCGAGGTCACCGACCTGGAGTTCGTCCAGTTCCACCCGACCGTCCTCTGGCTCGGCCCGGACGCCGAGGGCCAGCAGCCGCTGGTCTCCGAGGCGGTCCGCGGCGAGGGCGCGAAGCTGGTGGACGCGGACGGCGTCCGCTTCATGGTGGGGCGGCACGAGCTGGCCGAGCTGGCCCCCCGGGACATCGTCGCCAAGGGCATCATGCGGCGGATGCGGGAGACCGGCGCCGAGCACATGTACCTGGACGGCACCGGCTTCGACCGGGAGCTGTGGGAGCGGCACTTCCCCACCATCCTGGCCTCCTGCCGCTCGCACGGCATCGACCCGATGACCGAGCCGATCCCGGTCGCCCCGGCGGCCCACTACGCCTCCGGCGGCGTCCGCACCGACCTCCACGGCCGGACCAGCGTGGACGGCCTCTACGCCTGCGGGGAGGCCGCCTGCACCGGCGTCCACGGCGCCAACCGGCTGGCCTCCAACTCCCTGCTGGAGGGCCTGGTCTACGCCGAGCGGATCGCGGAGGACCTGGCCGAACGGCACCGGTCCGGCCGCCTCCCGCACCGCGAGCCGGTTGGCGACCCGGCCGCCGCCCGCACCGTCCCGCTGCTGGCGCCGGAGACCAGGGCGGAGGTCCAGCGGTTGATGACCCGGGGCGTCGGCGTGCTGCGGGAGGCCGGCGGAATGGCCGAGGCCGCCGACCGGCTGGCCGAGCTGCCCCCGGCCGACCTGGCCAAGGGCGAGCCGCCGCAGACCGAGACCTGGGAGGCCACCAACCTCCACCTGGTCGCCACCGCGCTCACCGCCGCCGCCCGGCTGCGCGAGGAGACCCGCGGCTGCCACTGGCGCGAGGACTTCCCGGACCGGGACGACCGGCGCTGGCGGCGCCATCTGGTCACCCGCCTCACCCCGGACGGGCTGTCCACCGCCTGA
- the nadC gene encoding carboxylating nicotinate-nucleotide diphosphorylase produces MNEQHPDLTLIGGGAGDTCGAGCACGGSGEAGEEAPPCGLDAGLQELLRAAGLDPVEVEDIAMLALTEDLAGGEDVTSAATVPEDSVATGDFTARRAGVVAGLQIAEAVVSLLAEEAFEVERHVADGDRVEAGQKLLSVTTTTRNLLTAERTSLNLLCHLSGIATATRAWADAIEGTKAAVRDTRKTTPGLRALEKYAVRAGGGVNHRMSLSDAALVKDNHVVAVGGSVAKAFQAVRERFPELPIEVEVDRIDQIAPVLEAGADLILLDNFTVPELREAVALVAGRARLEASGGLTLDGAREVAETGVDYLAVGALTHSSPVLDIGLDLRG; encoded by the coding sequence ATGAACGAGCAGCACCCCGACCTCACCCTCATCGGCGGCGGGGCCGGTGACACCTGCGGCGCCGGCTGCGCCTGCGGCGGCTCCGGCGAGGCCGGCGAGGAGGCCCCGCCGTGCGGGCTGGACGCCGGCCTGCAGGAGCTGCTCCGGGCGGCCGGCCTCGACCCGGTCGAGGTCGAGGACATCGCGATGCTCGCGCTCACCGAGGACCTGGCCGGCGGGGAGGACGTCACCTCGGCCGCCACCGTCCCCGAGGACTCCGTCGCCACCGGCGACTTCACCGCCCGCCGGGCGGGCGTGGTGGCCGGGCTGCAGATCGCCGAGGCGGTGGTCTCCCTCCTCGCCGAGGAGGCCTTCGAGGTCGAGCGGCACGTCGCGGACGGGGACCGGGTGGAGGCCGGCCAGAAGCTCCTCTCGGTCACCACCACCACCCGCAACCTTCTCACCGCCGAGCGCACCTCCCTCAACCTCCTCTGCCACCTCTCCGGCATCGCCACCGCCACCCGCGCCTGGGCGGACGCGATCGAGGGCACCAAGGCCGCCGTCCGGGACACCCGCAAGACCACCCCGGGCCTGCGCGCCCTGGAGAAGTACGCGGTGCGGGCCGGCGGCGGGGTCAACCACCGGATGTCGCTCTCCGACGCGGCCCTGGTCAAGGACAACCACGTGGTGGCCGTCGGCGGCAGCGTCGCCAAGGCGTTCCAGGCCGTCCGCGAGCGGTTCCCGGAGCTGCCGATCGAGGTCGAGGTGGACCGGATCGACCAGATCGCCCCGGTGCTCGAGGCCGGCGCGGACCTGATCCTGCTGGACAACTTCACCGTCCCCGAGCTGCGCGAGGCGGTCGCCCTGGTGGCCGGCCGGGCCAGGCTGGAGGCCTCCGGCGGGCTGACCCTCGACGGGGCCCGCGAGGTCGCCGAGACCGGCGTCGACTATCTGGCGGTCGGGGCGCTCACCCACTCGTCCCCGGTCCTGGACATCGGTCTCGACCTGCGCGGATAA